CGACTTCCAGATCTTCGAACTCACCGTCAAGACCGCCGGTTGGTGGCAGTGGACGTGGACCGAGATTCCGCCGTCGCAGAACCGCGGTGTGCCAACGCTGAGCATCATCCCCGAGTTCCTCGGCGGCAACGGCATCCGACTCGGCGATCACCCGTTCGGCCAAGACACGGTCGGCCGTGACATCTTCGCGGTTGTCATGCGCGGCACGCAGCAGTCGATCACGATCATGGTGATCGTCGGTTTGCTCGCCACGCTCATCGGCACCGTCATCGGCGCTGTCTCGGCCTACTACCGCGGCTGGGTCGACTCGGTGCTCATGCGCTTCACCGACATCATCATCACGATCCCCGTGCTCGTCGTCGGCGCCGTCGTGGGCCGTGCGATCGGCGGCCAGGGCGCGTTCTTCCTCGCCCTGGTGCTCGGCTTCTTTGTGTGGACTGGCCTCGCCCGTCTGGTGCGTGCTGAAGTGCTGAGCCTTCGAGAACGCGAATTCGTCGACGCCGCCCGCGTTGCCGGTGCGAGCGACAGCCGCATCGTGTTCAAACACATCCTGCCGAACGCGATCGGCGTGATCATCGTCAACACCACGCTACTCATGGCCGCCGCGATCTTGCTCGAGACCGGCCTCAGCTTCCTCGGCTTCGGTGTGACCGCACCCGACACCTCGCTCGGCAAGATCATCAGCGACAACCAGGCGGCGTTCAACACGCGTCCGTGGCTCTTCTGGTGGCCGGGTGTGTTCATCATCGCAATCGCGTTGTCGATCAACTTCATCGGCGACGGCTTGCGCGACGCCTTCGACCCGCGTCAGAAGCGACTGCCCAGTGAGCGCGCACTGAAGAAGGCAGAAGCGGCTCGCGCCGCCGCCCAGGCACGCTGATGCAGGCCCTACAGCGCGGCACCCAGGATGCCGGCGAGCGTGAGACCCGCAAGCGCCAGCAGGGTGGCGACGTGCCAGACGCGCGTCACGGGGCGCGTGTCGGCATCCAGCAGGTTGTCGTCGCGCAAGAGCTCCCAGTGCCGGCGGATGTAATCGGCGGCCTGACCGCTCTCGCTCGCGAGGCTGTCGCCGGGGCGAATCGCGCCGGCGACCTTCGCCGACTCGGTCACCTTCGTGTCGTCGGGGCCGAGGCGGAATACCGTGTAGCGACCCGACGCGGGGGCCGCCCACGCCTCAATGCGGGCTCGCTCGGTGAACAGCGTCAGGGCGAACTTCGTGTCGATGCGCTGAATGGCGCCCCACGGCACGTGCCAGGTCGCAAGCGGGTTTCGCACCGTCACCTCGTCCTCGGTCACCAAAACGCTGGGCGACCAGTACATGGCAATGACGGACGCGGCGCCGAGAACGTACCACCAGCCGTAGCGCGCGAGACCCTCCAGGTCTCCGGCAAACAGGTAGCCCGACAGGGCGCTGGCCGCGATGATCGCGACCACCACACTCAAGACTCGACCGAACACGGGGCGAAAACGCACTGGCTGCAACCGCATGCCACCAGCTTTTCAGACTCTGCCCCCACCACTCTCCTCACAAAGGACGCATCGTGAGCACCACCACCCCCACCCCGACGGCCGTTGAGACGGTTCTCGACGTGCACGGCCTCGGCGTCGACTTCTGGGTCGACGGCGAGTACTACCCGGCAGCCATCGACTTGAACTACCGCGTCAAGCGCGGTGAAGTGCTCGCCATCGTCGGCGAGTCCGGCTCCGGCAAGAGCTCGAGCTCGATGGCCCTTCTCGGCCTGCTGCCGCCCACCGCCCGTGTCACCGGTTCAATCGAACTCCTCGGGCGCCAGATCGCCGGCCTCGACCAGCGCGAGCTGCGCCGGGTGCGCGGAAACCAGATCGCGGTCATCTTCCAGGAGCCGATGACGGCCCTGAACCCCGTCTACACGGTCGGCTTCCAGCTAGTGGAAACCCTCCGCACGCACTTCAGCATGACGCCTGCCGAGGCCAAAGAGCGTGCGATCGAGCTGCTGACCAAGGTCGAGATGCCCGAGCCGGAGATCGCCTTCAACAAGTACCCGCACCAGCTCTCGGGCGGCCAGCGCCAGCGCGCCATGATCGCCCAGGCGATCTCGTGTGACCCCGTGCTGCTCATCGCAGACGAGCCGACTACCGCACTCGACGTGACGGTGCAGGCCGAGATCCTCGAGCTGCTCCGCAGCCTCCGCACGCGCCTCGACTCGGCGATCCTCCTCATCACGCACGACATGGGCGTCGTCGCCGACCTCGCCGACTCGATGATGGTCATGAAGGACGGCCGTGTCGTTGAGCAGGGCACCGCCCTCGACATCTTTACGAAGCCGCAGCACCCCTACACGCAGTCTCTGCTCAGCTCGGTGCCGCACCTCGGCCAGCACTCCACCGACGAGGGCTCCGCCGTCGCCGAGCGCACCGGACAGGACCCGATCCTGTCGTTCAAGGATGTGGCGATCGAGTACCCCAAGCGCGGCCGCGTGCCGGCCTTCCGTGCCGCCGACGGCATCAACCTTGACGTGTATCCGGGTGAGATCGTGGGCCTCGTGGGCGAGTCGGGCTCGGGTAAGACCACCCTGGGCCGCGCCGCCGTCGGCCTCCTTCCCATCAAGGAGGGCACGCTCATCTCGGCCGGCATCGACATTTCGAAGGCGAACGCCAAAGAGCTGCGCCCCCTCCGCCGCAAAGCTGGCATCGTCTTCCAGGATCCGGGCTCGAGCCTGAACCCGCGCATGCCGATCGGTGAGTCGATCGGTGAGCCGCTGTTCCTTGCCGGCGAGGCGAAGGGCGAGGCGCTGTCGAAGCGCGTCGAAGACCTGCTGACGTCGGTCGAGCTGCCGAAGAGCTACCGCAACCGCTACCCCCACGAGTTGTCGGGCGGTCAGCGGCAACGTGTCGGCATCGCGCGCGCCCTCGCCCTCGCCCCCGACCTGTTGATCGCCGACGAGCCGACGAGCGCGCTGGACGTCTCGGTTCAGGCCCGTTTCCTCGACCTGCTGCAGGATCTCCAGCAGAAGTTGCAGTTCGCCTGCCTGTTCATCAGCCACGACCTCGCGGTCGTCGATATGCTCGCGCACCGCATTGCGGTCATGCACCGGGGTAAGCTGGTCGAGCAGGGCCCGCGCGATCAGATTCTGCGCAACCCGCAAGACCCATACACTCAGCGCCTCATCGCCGCCGTGCCGCTTCCCGACCCGGTAGCGCAGCGCGAGCGTCGTGAGAGCCGCCAAGCCACCAAGGACTAATTTTTATGGCGCTCGCCACCCGCTCCGACCTGCGTAACGTGGCGATTGTTGCCCACGTCGACCACGGCAAGACCACCCTGGTCGACGCCATGCTTCGCCAAACCGACTCGTTCGCCGCGCACGCGCACGTCGAAGAGCGCGCGATGGACTCGAACGACCTCGAGCGCGAAAAGGGCATCACGATCCTCGCCAAGAACACGGCGGTGATTTACACCGGCAAGCACTCGGGGGGCCAAGAGATCACGATCAACGTGATCGACACCCCCGGCCACGCCGACTTCGGCGGTGAGGTCGAGCGCGGCCTCAGCATGGTCGATGGCGTCGTCCTGCTGGTTGATGCCAGCGAAGGGCCCCTACCGCAGACCCGCTTTGTGCTGCGCAAGGCGCTTGCGGCGAAGCTCCCCGTCATCTTGCTCGTCAACAAGACCGACCGGCCGGATGCGCGCATCGAGGCCGTCGAGGAGGAAACGCACGACCTGTTGCTGGGTCTCGCCAGCGACCTGCAGGACGAGGTGCCCGACCTCGACGTCGATGCCATCCTCGACCTGCCCGTCATCTACGCCTCCGGCCGTGCCGGCGCGGCGAGCCGTACGCGCCCCGCTGACGGCTCGCTGCCCGACAACGACGACCTTGAGCCCCTGTTCGAGGCCATCCTCGAGCACATTCCGGCTCCGACGTACGACGACGAGCATCCCCTTCAAGCGCACGTGACGAACCTCGACGCCTCGCCGTTCCTGGGCCGTATCGCGCTGCTGCGCATCTTCAACGGCACGCTGAAGAAGGGCCAGCAGGTCGCGTGGGTGCGCCACGACGGCAGCCACCAGAACATGCGCATCACCGAGCTGCTGAAGACGAAGGCGCTCGACCGCTTCCCGGCCGAGTCGGCCATGGCCGGCGACATCGTCGCGATCGCGGGAATCGAAGACATCACGATCGGCGAGACCATCGCCGACCCCGAGGATGTTCGCCCGCTTCCGGCGATCACCGTGGACGAGCCGGCTATCTCGATGACGATCGGCACGAACACGAGCCCGCTCGTCGGCAAGGTGAAGGGCCACAAGCTCACCGCGCGCATGGTGAAGGACCGCCTCGACCGCGAGTTGATCGGTAACGTCTCGATCCGCGTCGTCGACATCGGTCGCCCCGACGCGTGGGAGGTGCAAGGCCGCGGAGAGCTCGCCCTCGCGATCCTCGTCGAGAACATGCGCCGCGAGGGCTTCGAGCTCACGGTCGGCAAGCCCCAGGTCGTCACGAAGACGATCGACGGCAAGCTGCACGAGCCGTTCGAGGCACTCACGATCGACGCGCCGGAGGAGTACCTCGGCGCGATCACCCAGCTGCTCGCCGCCCGCCGCGGCCGCATGGAGGGCATGACGAACCACGGCACCGGCTGGGTGCGCATGGAGTTCCTCGTGCCGAGCCGTGGCCTGATCGGCTTCCGCACCGAGTTCCTCACCACCACCCGCGGCACGGGCATCGCCAACGCGATTGCGCACGGCTACGAGCCGTGGGCCGGCTCGATCGTGGCCCGCAACAACGGTTCGATCGTCGCCGACCGCCAGGGTGTCGTCACCACCAACGCGATGATGGCGTTGCAGGAGCGCATGACATTCTTCGTGAAGCCGACCGAAGAGGTCTACGAGGGCATGGTCGTGGGCGAGAACTCGCGCGCCGACGACATGGACGTCAACATCACGAAAGAGAAGAAGCTCAACAACATTCGCTCGTCGACGGCGGAGGAGCTTGAGCGTCTCACGCCCCCGCGTCAGCTGACTCTCGAGGAATGCCTAGAGTTCGCGTGCGAAGATGAGTGTGTCGAGGTCACGCCCGAGATCGTGCGCATTCGCAAGGTGGAGCTCGACCAGACGTTGCGCGCCCGCGCGACGAGCCGTCTGAAGCGCCAGAACGCCTAAGTCTCACCCAAAGGAGCCCTCCATGGTCACCCGTCATCGTCGTCCTCTTGCCGTCGCCGCACTCGCCGCGACGATCGCGCTGGGCGCGAGCGCCTGCAGCACGGGAACCCCCATCGACAACATTGTCGAGGGTCTCGTCGGTCAGGAAGTCGAACAGATCACGTCGGGCATCGACGAGGAGATTCGCGGGCTGGTCGGCGATGTGCTGGGCGGGGTTGAGCTGACGACCGACGGATCCCTCCCGTCGAGCTTCCCGAAGGGCATTCCGCTCGTCGGTCAGGTGCTGGGCGGCGGGGCTGGGCCGGAGGGTTCTGGCTGGGTCGTGCGCACACGCCTCGACGAGGCGAGCGCTTTTGCCGGGGCGCAGGGCGCTCTGGAGGACGCCGGGTTCACGGCGAGCGGGGTGTCGAGCGACGCCACGAGCGGCTACGGAGCTTTCACCTCGGCCGAGTATCGGGTCGATCTGTCGGTCGCGACCGATGCACAGGGTGAGGTCACGGCGACCTACGTTGTGACACCGCAGTAGCGACTCCGCATATATACGTGTGCATGAAACATCCGGATGCGGGGCGGTAGGCTCTCGCCGTGAAGATCGCGCGTTTCGCTACGGCCGAGGTCGCTGACCCTCGCTACGGAATCCTGGACGACGACGAACTGGTCGTTCTGACCGGTGACCCGATGTTCCACGGGTACGACACGACGGGCGAGCGTGTCCCGCTTGCCGACGCGCGCATCCTCGCCCCCGTGATCCCGCGGTCAAAGGTGATTTGCGTCGGCATGAACTACGCGGCGCACGCGAAAGAGATGGGCCACGACGGGCTGAAGAACCCGCTCATCTTCCTGAAGCCGAACACCGCGGTCGTCGGCCCGGGCGATCCGATCGTCATTCCGCCGGTTGATGGGCGCATCGTGCACGAGGGCGAACTCGCCATCGTCATCGGGTCCGTTGCCAAGCGCGTGAAGCGCGACGACTGGCAGAGCGTCGTGTTCGGCTACACCATCGCGAACGACGTCTCGGCCCGCGACGTAATGTTCGCCGACGGCCAGTGGGCGCGCGCGAAGGGCTACGACACCTTCTGCCCGCTCGGCCCGTTCATCGAGACCGACATCGACCCGACGAACCTCGAGATCGAGACCTTTGTCGACGGCGAGTTGCGCCGCAAGGGCAACACGGCCGACCTCGTTTTCGGTTTCCCCGAGCTCATCGAGTTCATCTCCGACGTCTGGACCCTGCTGCCCGGCGACGTAATTCTCACCGGTACCCCCGACGGGCTGGGCGGCTTCCTCGACGGGCAGACCGTCGACATTCAGATCGAGGGGCTCGGTACCCTTTCGAATCCGGCGAAGAACCGCGACGATCGCGTGGACGCCTAGTCGCATGGTCGTTGTGATACCCCATGGGGTATCCAGTCCGGCGTAGACTGCGGCTCGTGACCGCTCCTTTCGCCGCCGATACCGAGCTCACGGCGGGCGATGTCGCCAGGCTGCAGCGTCGCGTGCGCGGCACGCTCATGGCCGGGCAGGTGCTCGCCGGACTCGGCATGGGGTCGACGCTCTCGCTGGGGGCGCTGCTCGCAGCCGACGTGTCGGGCACGCCCGCGCTCAGCGGCATGGCCGCCACCATGGCAACCCTGGGCGCCGCACTCGCCGCCGTTCCGCTGGCGCGCCTCGCATCCCGCGCCGGCCGCGCACCCGCATTGGCAACGGGCGCAACGATTGCGGCGGTCGGCGGGATGCTCGCCATCGTCTCCGCCGGAATCGGCGCCTTTTGGCTGTTGCTCGTCGCGCTCGCCGCCATCGGCGTCGGCACCGCGGTCAACCTCCAGTCCCGCTTCGCCGCCGCCGACCTCGCGGCCGACGCCACCCGCGGCCGCGACCTCTCCCTCGTCGTCTGGGCAACCACGATCGGCGCGGTCAGCGGCCCGAACCTGATCGGGCCGGGGGAGAGCCTCGGCGCCGCGCTCGGGCTGCCTCCGCTCTCGGGCGCCTTCGTGTTCACCGCCGTCGCTCAGCTGAGCGCGGCAGTGCTCTACGTGGTGCTGTTGCGGCCCGACCCTCTGCGGGTCGCCGCGCGCTGGGAGGTGCAGCGCGCCGATGAGGCGGCGCGCGCATCCGGATTGGCGACGGTGCCCGCGATCGCGACCGGTGATCCCGGTGGCGTGCGCCTGGCGTTCGTCGCTATCGCGCTCAGCCACGCGACCATGGTCGCGGTCATGGCGATGACGCCCGTACACCTCGCCGACCACGGCGCGAGCCTCGTCATCGTCGGATTCACGATCAGCCTGCACATCGCCGGCATGTACGCGCTCGCGCCCGTGTTCGGCATTCTGAGCGACCGGATCGGGCGCTGGGCGACGATTCTCATCGGGCAGGTGCTGCTCGTCGCAAGCCTGCTCTCCACCGCCCTCGGCAGCGAGAGCGAGGCCTGGGTCGTCGTCGGGTTGATCCTGCTCGGACTCGGCTGGAGTGCCGCCACCGTCGCCGGGTCAGCCCTGCTCACCGAGTCGGCGCCGCCCGCCCGCCGCACCATCCTGCAGGGGCGCAGCGACCTCGTGATGAGCGCGAGCGGGGCGGCCGCCGGTGCCGTATCCGGTCTCGTACTGACCGCGATCGGCTACTCGGGACTCTCCTTCGCGGCGCTCGGCCTCGTTGCTGTTGTCGTCGTGCTGCTCATGCTCACTCCGCGCGCCGGGGCGCGGCCGCCCGCCGGTACGCTTGACTCCCGATGACCACCCCCGCCTTCACCACCGCCTCCGGCGCCGACGTGCGCGTCCGCTTCTGCCCCTCGCCGACCGGAACGCCCCACGTCGGGCTCATTCGCACGGCCCTGTTCAACTGGGCGTATGCGCGTCACACGGGGGGCGCCTTCGTGTTCCGCATCGAAGACACCGATGCCGCTCGCGACAGCGAGGAGAGCTACCACCAGGTGCTCGATGCCCTGCGCTGGCTCGGCCTCGACTGGGACGAGGGCGTCGAGACGGGCGGGCCGCACGGGCCGTACCGTCAGTCGCAGCGCGGGGACATCTATCGCGGCATCATCGACCAGCTGGTCGAGGCCGGGCACCTCTACGAGAGCTTCATGACGGGAGAGGAGATCGAGCAGAAGAACATCGAGCTCGGCCGCGACCCGAAGCAGGGCTACGACAACTGGGAGCGCGAGCTCACCGACGAGCAGAAGGCCGCCTACCGCGCCGAGGGCCGCGAGCCCGCGCTGCGCTTGCGCGTGCCCGACAGCGACCTCAGCTTCGACGACCTGGTCCGCGGGGAGATCACGTTCCCGAAGGGCAGCTTCGTCGACTTCGTCGTCGTGCGCCCGAACGGCGCCCCGCTCTACACGTTCGTGAACCCCGTCGACGACGCGCTCATGGGCATCACCCACGTGCTGCGCGGAGAAGATCTGCTGTCGTCGACGCCGCGCCAGATCGCGCTGTACCACGCACTCATTGACATCGGAGTGGCCACCGCGATCCCGCGCTTCGGCCACCTGCCGTACGTCACCGGCGAGGGCAACAAGAAGCTGTCGAAGCGCGACCCCGAG
The sequence above is a segment of the Microcella alkaliphila genome. Coding sequences within it:
- a CDS encoding ABC transporter permease; translated protein: MTTTPVNEPGHNDPGTVESAENAIEMKEVEGLSQSQIVRRRFFRHKGAMVSLAVLVFIVVLAFSSVGIDFQIFELTVKTAGWWQWTWTEIPPSQNRGVPTLSIIPEFLGGNGIRLGDHPFGQDTVGRDIFAVVMRGTQQSITIMVIVGLLATLIGTVIGAVSAYYRGWVDSVLMRFTDIIITIPVLVVGAVVGRAIGGQGAFFLALVLGFFVWTGLARLVRAEVLSLREREFVDAARVAGASDSRIVFKHILPNAIGVIIVNTTLLMAAAILLETGLSFLGFGVTAPDTSLGKIISDNQAAFNTRPWLFWWPGVFIIAIALSINFIGDGLRDAFDPRQKRLPSERALKKAEAARAAAQAR
- a CDS encoding PH domain-containing protein; translated protein: MRLQPVRFRPVFGRVLSVVVAIIAASALSGYLFAGDLEGLARYGWWYVLGAASVIAMYWSPSVLVTEDEVTVRNPLATWHVPWGAIQRIDTKFALTLFTERARIEAWAAPASGRYTVFRLGPDDTKVTESAKVAGAIRPGDSLASESGQAADYIRRHWELLRDDNLLDADTRPVTRVWHVATLLALAGLTLAGILGAAL
- a CDS encoding dipeptide ABC transporter ATP-binding protein, whose product is MSTTTPTPTAVETVLDVHGLGVDFWVDGEYYPAAIDLNYRVKRGEVLAIVGESGSGKSSSSMALLGLLPPTARVTGSIELLGRQIAGLDQRELRRVRGNQIAVIFQEPMTALNPVYTVGFQLVETLRTHFSMTPAEAKERAIELLTKVEMPEPEIAFNKYPHQLSGGQRQRAMIAQAISCDPVLLIADEPTTALDVTVQAEILELLRSLRTRLDSAILLITHDMGVVADLADSMMVMKDGRVVEQGTALDIFTKPQHPYTQSLLSSVPHLGQHSTDEGSAVAERTGQDPILSFKDVAIEYPKRGRVPAFRAADGINLDVYPGEIVGLVGESGSGKTTLGRAAVGLLPIKEGTLISAGIDISKANAKELRPLRRKAGIVFQDPGSSLNPRMPIGESIGEPLFLAGEAKGEALSKRVEDLLTSVELPKSYRNRYPHELSGGQRQRVGIARALALAPDLLIADEPTSALDVSVQARFLDLLQDLQQKLQFACLFISHDLAVVDMLAHRIAVMHRGKLVEQGPRDQILRNPQDPYTQRLIAAVPLPDPVAQRERRESRQATKD
- the typA gene encoding translational GTPase TypA — translated: MALATRSDLRNVAIVAHVDHGKTTLVDAMLRQTDSFAAHAHVEERAMDSNDLEREKGITILAKNTAVIYTGKHSGGQEITINVIDTPGHADFGGEVERGLSMVDGVVLLVDASEGPLPQTRFVLRKALAAKLPVILLVNKTDRPDARIEAVEEETHDLLLGLASDLQDEVPDLDVDAILDLPVIYASGRAGAASRTRPADGSLPDNDDLEPLFEAILEHIPAPTYDDEHPLQAHVTNLDASPFLGRIALLRIFNGTLKKGQQVAWVRHDGSHQNMRITELLKTKALDRFPAESAMAGDIVAIAGIEDITIGETIADPEDVRPLPAITVDEPAISMTIGTNTSPLVGKVKGHKLTARMVKDRLDRELIGNVSIRVVDIGRPDAWEVQGRGELALAILVENMRREGFELTVGKPQVVTKTIDGKLHEPFEALTIDAPEEYLGAITQLLAARRGRMEGMTNHGTGWVRMEFLVPSRGLIGFRTEFLTTTRGTGIANAIAHGYEPWAGSIVARNNGSIVADRQGVVTTNAMMALQERMTFFVKPTEEVYEGMVVGENSRADDMDVNITKEKKLNNIRSSTAEELERLTPPRQLTLEECLEFACEDECVEVTPEIVRIRKVELDQTLRARATSRLKRQNA
- a CDS encoding fumarylacetoacetate hydrolase family protein is translated as MKIARFATAEVADPRYGILDDDELVVLTGDPMFHGYDTTGERVPLADARILAPVIPRSKVICVGMNYAAHAKEMGHDGLKNPLIFLKPNTAVVGPGDPIVIPPVDGRIVHEGELAIVIGSVAKRVKRDDWQSVVFGYTIANDVSARDVMFADGQWARAKGYDTFCPLGPFIETDIDPTNLEIETFVDGELRRKGNTADLVFGFPELIEFISDVWTLLPGDVILTGTPDGLGGFLDGQTVDIQIEGLGTLSNPAKNRDDRVDA
- a CDS encoding MFS transporter, whose product is MTAPFAADTELTAGDVARLQRRVRGTLMAGQVLAGLGMGSTLSLGALLAADVSGTPALSGMAATMATLGAALAAVPLARLASRAGRAPALATGATIAAVGGMLAIVSAGIGAFWLLLVALAAIGVGTAVNLQSRFAAADLAADATRGRDLSLVVWATTIGAVSGPNLIGPGESLGAALGLPPLSGAFVFTAVAQLSAAVLYVVLLRPDPLRVAARWEVQRADEAARASGLATVPAIATGDPGGVRLAFVAIALSHATMVAVMAMTPVHLADHGASLVIVGFTISLHIAGMYALAPVFGILSDRIGRWATILIGQVLLVASLLSTALGSESEAWVVVGLILLGLGWSAATVAGSALLTESAPPARRTILQGRSDLVMSASGAAAGAVSGLVLTAIGYSGLSFAALGLVAVVVVLLMLTPRAGARPPAGTLDSR
- the gltX gene encoding glutamate--tRNA ligase, whose product is MTTPAFTTASGADVRVRFCPSPTGTPHVGLIRTALFNWAYARHTGGAFVFRIEDTDAARDSEESYHQVLDALRWLGLDWDEGVETGGPHGPYRQSQRGDIYRGIIDQLVEAGHLYESFMTGEEIEQKNIELGRDPKQGYDNWERELTDEQKAAYRAEGREPALRLRVPDSDLSFDDLVRGEITFPKGSFVDFVVVRPNGAPLYTFVNPVDDALMGITHVLRGEDLLSSTPRQIALYHALIDIGVATAIPRFGHLPYVTGEGNKKLSKRDPESNLFHHRDRGFIREGLLNYLSLLGWSLTHDRDVFTMDEMVAAFDVANVNPNPARFDVKKAEAINGDHVRKLAIDDFVERSIPYCSGAGLFNDVPRPSERALLTRVAPLVQERVTLLGEVPGLVAFLFTEDADLEIEADARASLGADAAAVLDAGITALEPLDDFTPEPIEAALRAAVIDGLGLKPRLAFGPLRVAVSGRRVSPPLFESMELLGKDSTLARLRALRASL